The genomic region ATCATCTTTATCTTCTTTAATAGTAAAGTGCTTTAATTCCATATCACCTACCACTGGTGAATATGAATACTGAGATAATGAAAAATCACAACTATTCATATGGGTGCGTGTTAGTGAGTAATTTGCGCCTTCTTTAGAAAAATAAGCATTAATAATAAGGTCTCTATTCTCCTTACTTAGTCTATTAAGTAAATAGGCAGAGCTTTCTGTAAACGCACCACCGAAACCAGTAATTTTTTGATAAGTAATGTTTTCATCTATGGTTACAACAGTCGTGTTTTCTTTTACTTCAAAAGGAGTGACACGTGTCAATTGATTACCTGCTGCAGAAGTTTCATAGACATCTACATGGAGCATTTTATGTTTTTCTTTACAGCTCAAAGTTGCACAGATTATTGCTACAATTAAAAAACAGGATCTTATACTTTTCCATCTATTCATATCCTTTAAAATTTGATTTAACTGGTGGTAATTGTACTGCTTGCATAAGCTGGTTTTTATTACCATTATAGGTTTTAGATATTAAATGACCATTTCTAGTAAGACCTGCAAAAACATCTTGATCCACTAATTCCCATAGACCATATTTAGCCTTACCATTTAAAGTAAATAATCCAAAATGGTTTTCTGATCCTTGTGGATTTTTGGCGTCTTTCCATTGTTCATCAAATGCTTCAAAGTAGAAGCAGGAAATTTTACTTTTTCTAGTCCATTCTCTGATTGATTGATAGTACAGTCCCGACTTGTACTCATCAGTGGCTTTTGATCCATTGTTACCATATAATCTACTAGAATACGTTGCCCATCCGGTTTCACCTATGTGAATTGGCTTATCAATACCTATAGACTTCATGTATTCATAAACACGATCATATTGATCAATCGCATAAGCTAATGACCTCTCTATCGACTTCTCTACTTTTTGTCCTTTAGAAAGCGTATTTTCTTCAGGAGAGTTGCCCCAAAAAACAGGATTATAATGAGTGTCATGCATAGGATAAGTATGCATCGAGATATAATCTACTGCTTTGATTAATTGATTTAATTCTTGTGTATGATAAACATCCTCTCCACCACCCCAAGAAGCAAAATTATCTGAACTGGTAATCCATAAATCTTTAGGTAATTTCCCTTTATCCTTTAGGCTTTGTAGATGATTAACCCATTTAAGAATCACTGCTGGTTGCACATAGTAACTTGTCGCCCATTTTACCATTGCCTCATTACCTACTGCGATAATTTTAATTATATCTGGATACTGTTGCGCTAATTGTACAGCACGATCAATCTCTGCAGCATTATCTTCACTTTCTATATTGTGATCTGGTTCTTTATCGGTCCACGCGTTTTTACAATCAATCCACGCACCCAGCATGACATACATTTCAAAATCTGGTTGCTCTCTTTTTAACTCGTCAATCGCTTTAACCACGTTTGTAGCCATAGGTAATTGCATGTTATAAGTACGCAAGATTTTCACATTCATAGCTGCAAGAATCTTCATATCATTCTTGATTTGTATGATGGACGGCTGTATATCTCTAGAGGTACTGCGATAACCACCGTATGAGATCGCCAGATAATCTGGATTAGATAGGATAGCACTTGCTGTCATTGTATTTGCTTCAATTACTAGAGGTTTATTTTCATTAAAATCTTTACATGCTGTTACTATAATTAACAGTATTATCGTTAAGGATTTTATTTGAAATTTCATAACTAGTTTTATTATCAAGATGTTGTGATGATACGCTTTTGCGAAAGCGATAACAGATCAACAACACTGATTTACTTATTCAGGTTTACTTTTATCCATTTAATTTTATGTCTACGCTTAAATAACATTTCACTTGTAACTCTATCTAGACTAAGGCCATCAAAAGTTACTTCATGACCATCATTAAACATCACAAGGATGTTTTCAGCAATGCTTTGGGTATAGATTATAGGCACCTGACAATATGTAAATGCCAGTGATCCTGTATTAACTTTTAAAATTTGCTTTTTTTGATGTACATCTACATAATAAAAGTCTTGAGCATAATCTAAAAACTCTGATTTTCGTAGCATGCTAGGTTTAAAGGAAAGAATACCATCAGTAACCACAAGACCTAACTCGCCAAAACGGCTTAAAATATCTTCCTTAACCTGCCCAGTCATTCCTGGTTGTTGGGCACCTTTTGTACCTGGCGTATGTGAATATGGATCTGTAGGTACGGCACCATAAAGTTCAGGTGATTTATGAGCACCTATTCCTGCTTGAATCTCAAAATAGTGATCAAACATTTTCCCGATAATCTTATCGTTAGCTCCTTCATTAACTGCTTTTAAACAGCACTCTTGTACTGCAAGCAATAGTTTAGAAACCATATGCCAGTATATAGAACCTAATCCTTCATAACCGAAGAATGTACCCGACCTACCGGTAAAGGCTTTATGATTAAAAACCGCTTCAAAAGTTTTCTCTAGTTGTCTTTGTTCTTTTAAGACTAAATCTTTGTAATCGCCATTAGATAAATTCTTCAGTGCCTTTTTAAGACTGTTAATGTTATTAAAGTTAGCATTGAAGTGATAGTCTCCAGTATTATCTTGGACTACTATTTGCTGATTACCGTTTTTAAGAAGTTGCTGCAGTAATTGTGACTTTGCAACCAACTCTTGAGGTATTATATTCTTCTCCTCAAATCCAGGTAAATCTTTATTAGGATATAGGATATA from Nonlabens arenilitoris harbors:
- a CDS encoding glycosyl hydrolase family 17 protein; protein product: MKFQIKSLTIILLIIVTACKDFNENKPLVIEANTMTASAILSNPDYLAISYGGYRSTSRDIQPSIIQIKNDMKILAAMNVKILRTYNMQLPMATNVVKAIDELKREQPDFEMYVMLGAWIDCKNAWTDKEPDHNIESEDNAAEIDRAVQLAQQYPDIIKIIAVGNEAMVKWATSYYVQPAVILKWVNHLQSLKDKGKLPKDLWITSSDNFASWGGGEDVYHTQELNQLIKAVDYISMHTYPMHDTHYNPVFWGNSPEENTLSKGQKVEKSIERSLAYAIDQYDRVYEYMKSIGIDKPIHIGETGWATYSSRLYGNNGSKATDEYKSGLYYQSIREWTRKSKISCFYFEAFDEQWKDAKNPQGSENHFGLFTLNGKAKYGLWELVDQDVFAGLTRNGHLISKTYNGNKNQLMQAVQLPPVKSNFKGYE